From Lysobacter auxotrophicus, the proteins below share one genomic window:
- the creD gene encoding cell envelope integrity protein CreD: MRLFLKIGFVLAMTIAILIALAMIRGVINDRQMYRQQAVNDIARSYAGAQSFAGPVLVVPYTEEVEVEEADQFNVVRKVRRAKTSQWVFFPTTLDVRGTLAPDTRKRGLHEVRVYEWKGKATARFNAVIPNEGDPAARQIGQPWLSYGIADVRGLRSTPVLRVNGRDVALLEGQGAREGSGLHVRLDAPQPGQTLELSTELDVVLGGTETLSLVPLGRKNRFALDSSWPHPSFSGTSPRQDADARGFRADWDIASVASNAQGKFLAGTGLAELAREEGVSVSLIDPVDIYTQADRATKYGLLFVVLTFVGFFLFELIKQLPIHPIQYGLVGLALAIFFLLLVSLSEHIRFLYAYLAASLACIGLLGFYLTAVLRSTARGLGFAAMLATLYAALYGLLVSEDNALVLGAGLLFLVLATVMVVTRKVDWYQVAGARPAMRQA; this comes from the coding sequence ATGCGGTTGTTCCTGAAAATCGGATTCGTGCTGGCGATGACCATTGCCATCCTCATCGCGCTCGCGATGATCCGCGGCGTCATCAACGATCGGCAGATGTACCGGCAGCAGGCGGTCAACGACATCGCGCGCAGTTACGCCGGCGCGCAGTCGTTCGCCGGGCCGGTGCTGGTGGTGCCGTACACCGAGGAAGTCGAGGTCGAGGAGGCGGACCAGTTCAACGTGGTTCGCAAGGTGCGCCGCGCGAAGACCTCGCAGTGGGTGTTCTTCCCGACGACGCTGGACGTGCGCGGCACGCTCGCGCCCGACACGCGCAAGCGCGGCCTGCACGAGGTGCGCGTGTATGAGTGGAAGGGCAAGGCGACCGCGCGCTTCAACGCGGTGATCCCCAACGAAGGCGACCCCGCCGCGCGGCAGATCGGCCAGCCCTGGCTGAGCTATGGCATCGCCGACGTACGCGGTTTGCGCTCCACGCCCGTGCTGCGCGTCAACGGACGCGACGTTGCGCTGCTGGAAGGGCAGGGCGCGCGCGAAGGTTCCGGCCTGCACGTGCGCCTGGATGCGCCGCAGCCGGGGCAGACGCTGGAGCTGTCCACCGAACTGGACGTCGTGCTCGGCGGCACCGAAACGCTCTCGCTCGTGCCGCTGGGCCGCAAGAACCGCTTTGCGCTGGATTCGAGCTGGCCGCACCCGAGCTTCTCCGGTACCTCGCCGCGACAGGACGCCGACGCGCGCGGTTTCCGTGCCGACTGGGACATCGCCTCCGTCGCGAGCAACGCGCAGGGCAAGTTCCTCGCCGGTACCGGCCTTGCGGAACTTGCGCGCGAGGAAGGCGTCAGCGTGTCGCTCATCGATCCGGTCGACATCTACACCCAGGCCGATCGCGCCACCAAATACGGCCTGCTGTTCGTCGTGCTGACCTTCGTCGGCTTCTTCCTGTTCGAATTGATCAAGCAGCTGCCGATCCACCCGATCCAGTACGGCCTGGTGGGCCTGGCGCTGGCGATCTTCTTCCTGCTGCTGGTGAGCCTGAGCGAGCACATCCGCTTCCTGTACGCGTACCTCGCCGCGAGCCTGGCGTGCATCGGGCTGCTGGGCTTCTACCTGACGGCGGTCCTGCGCAGCACCGCGCGCGGCCTGGGCTTCGCCGCGATGCTCGCGACGCTGTACGCCGCGCTGTACGGCCTGCTCGTGTCGGAAGACAACGCGCTCGTGCTCGGCGCCGGCCTTCTGTTCCTCGTGCTGGCCACGGTGATGGTGGTGACCCGCAAGGTCGACTGGTACCAGGTGGCCGGTGCGCGCCCGGCGATGCGTCAGGCCTGA
- the creC gene encoding two-component system sensor histidine kinase CreC has protein sequence MKIGLRIFLGYFLIVAITGLLLAQVFVAQVKPGVRQAMEDTLVDTANVLAELATDDLIEGRIDSGDFARRVRAMAGRDYGAQIWGFGKRTSQYRIYVTDARGIVVFDSSGRDVGRDYSRWNDVYLTLRGRYGARSTRSEYADPNSTVMHVAAPIRDAGGRIIGVLTVAKPNSAIAPFIERSQRSVWRWGAVLLGASLLIGLMAAWWLSRQLGALRRYANAVTAGERATLPRTAGEFGELGLALETMRTRLEGKQYVEQYVHTLTHEMKSPLAAIRGSAELLEGPLDDADRVRFAATIRAQSERLSQMIDKMLALAAVEHRQRLEHPEALSLAEVVADAAAQCEPRLSQAGLRLQVDVASGLPDVRGDGFLLRQAVVNLIENAVDFSPAGEVVEVRLHGDGDRQRVDVRDRGPGIPDYAMARVFERFYSLPRPGNGSRSSGLGLPFVAEVAALHGGEASLGNRDGGGAIATLALPRPL, from the coding sequence ATGAAGATCGGCCTGCGGATTTTCCTCGGCTATTTCCTGATCGTCGCGATCACCGGCCTCCTGCTCGCGCAGGTGTTCGTCGCGCAGGTGAAGCCGGGCGTGCGCCAGGCGATGGAGGACACGCTGGTCGACACCGCCAACGTGCTGGCCGAACTGGCCACCGACGACCTCATCGAAGGCCGCATCGACAGCGGCGACTTCGCGCGCCGCGTGCGCGCGATGGCCGGGCGCGATTACGGCGCGCAGATCTGGGGCTTTGGCAAACGCACCTCGCAGTACCGCATCTACGTGACCGACGCGCGCGGCATCGTCGTGTTCGACAGCAGCGGGCGCGACGTGGGCCGCGATTACTCGCGATGGAACGACGTCTACCTGACCCTGCGTGGCCGCTACGGCGCGCGCTCCACGCGCAGCGAATACGCGGACCCAAATTCGACCGTCATGCACGTCGCCGCGCCGATCCGCGACGCGGGCGGGCGCATCATCGGCGTGCTCACCGTCGCCAAACCCAACAGCGCCATCGCACCGTTCATCGAGCGCAGCCAGCGTTCCGTGTGGCGATGGGGTGCGGTGCTGCTGGGCGCGTCGCTGCTGATCGGCCTGATGGCGGCGTGGTGGCTTTCGCGGCAGCTCGGCGCGCTGCGTCGATACGCGAATGCCGTCACCGCCGGCGAACGCGCGACGCTGCCGCGCACGGCGGGCGAGTTCGGCGAGCTCGGCCTCGCGCTGGAAACGATGCGCACGCGGCTGGAAGGCAAGCAGTACGTCGAGCAATACGTGCACACGCTCACGCACGAAATGAAGAGCCCGCTGGCGGCGATCCGTGGCAGCGCGGAGCTGCTGGAGGGGCCGCTCGACGACGCCGACCGCGTGCGCTTCGCCGCGACGATCCGCGCGCAGAGCGAGCGGTTGTCGCAGATGATCGACAAGATGCTGGCGCTGGCGGCGGTCGAGCATCGCCAGCGGCTGGAACATCCGGAAGCGCTGTCGCTCGCGGAAGTCGTCGCCGATGCGGCGGCGCAATGCGAGCCGCGGCTTTCGCAGGCGGGGTTGCGGTTGCAGGTGGACGTCGCGTCCGGGCTGCCGGACGTCCGCGGTGACGGGTTCCTGCTGCGGCAGGCGGTGGTGAATCTCATCGAGAACGCGGTGGACTTCTCGCCGGCGGGTGAGGTCGTCGAGGTTCGCCTGCACGGCGATGGCGACCGGCAGCGCGTGGACGTGCGCGATCGCGGGCCGGGCATTCCCGATTACGCGATGGCGCGGGTGTTCGAACGGTTCTATTCTCTGCCGCGGCCGGGCAACGGGAGCCGCAGCAGCGGGCTCGGGCTGCCCTTCGTGGCGGAAGTGGCGGCGTTGCATGGCGGCGAAGCATCGCTGGGCAATCGGGATGGCGGCGGGGCGATTGCGACGCTGGCGCTGCCGCGGCCTTTGTAG
- the creB gene encoding two-component system response regulator CreB — translation MRILLVEDEPAIAEVVAHALRAEGFEAVHCLTGGEALAAARGQAFDLAVLDVGLPDIGGFALCRELRRERDLPVIFLTAQNAEADRILGLEIGADDYVTKPFSPRELVARVRVVLRRLKSSQPAVARANDGPFVHDAEGHRIRYRGRLLDLTRYEYGLLAALLQRPGAVLSRAQLMDRVWGDALESGDRTVDTHIKTLRAKLRDVAPDDDPIRTHRGLGYSLETAPAGTGR, via the coding sequence ATGCGCATCCTCCTGGTAGAAGACGAACCCGCCATCGCCGAGGTCGTGGCGCACGCGCTGCGCGCGGAGGGCTTCGAGGCGGTGCACTGCCTCACCGGGGGCGAGGCGCTCGCCGCCGCGCGCGGGCAGGCGTTCGATCTGGCGGTGCTCGACGTCGGGCTGCCGGACATCGGCGGGTTCGCGCTGTGCCGTGAACTGCGCCGCGAGCGCGACCTGCCGGTGATCTTCCTCACCGCGCAGAACGCCGAGGCCGACCGCATCCTCGGGCTGGAAATCGGCGCCGACGACTACGTCACCAAACCCTTCTCGCCGCGCGAACTGGTCGCGCGCGTGCGCGTGGTGCTGCGCCGTTTGAAGTCGTCGCAGCCGGCGGTCGCGCGCGCCAACGACGGCCCGTTCGTGCACGACGCCGAAGGCCATCGCATCCGCTACCGCGGCCGCCTGCTCGACCTCACGCGTTACGAGTACGGCCTGCTCGCCGCGCTGCTGCAGCGCCCGGGCGCGGTGCTGTCGCGCGCGCAGCTGATGGACCGCGTCTGGGGCGACGCGCTGGAAAGCGGCGATCGCACGGTCGATACGCACATCAAGACGCTGCGCGCGAAACTGCGCGACGTCGCGCCGGACGACGATCCGATCCGCACGCATCGCGGCCTGGGCTATTCGCTCGAAACCGCGCCAGCGGGCACCGGTCGATGA
- a CDS encoding 23S rRNA (adenine(2030)-N(6))-methyltransferase RlmJ, translated as MNYRHAFHAGNHADVLKHIAVLALCDALTAKPAAAFALDTHAGRGLYALDSNSAQRTGEAEGGIGRLMAEAPKHPAIARYLTAIRACRHDHGPTAYPGSPWLLAHALREQDRIAACELHPEEAGLLESTFARDSRIAVHERDGYAAMKALLPPRTGTTRLNRGLVLIDPPFEAQLEEFDAALGALRDALTRWPQGMYAFWYPIKLRRSLQPFYRRAATLPAKSSFVAELLVRADDSPLRMNGSGLLILNPPWQFDQTLAGVLPLLAKVLGEDAAAGGRVEWLKRGE; from the coding sequence ATGAATTACCGCCACGCCTTCCACGCCGGCAACCATGCCGACGTGCTCAAGCACATCGCCGTGCTCGCCCTGTGCGACGCCCTGACCGCCAAGCCGGCGGCGGCGTTCGCGCTCGACACGCACGCCGGGCGCGGCCTGTACGCGCTGGACAGCAATTCCGCGCAGCGCACGGGCGAGGCGGAAGGGGGCATCGGCCGGTTGATGGCCGAGGCGCCGAAGCACCCGGCCATCGCGCGCTACCTCACGGCGATCCGCGCCTGCCGGCACGACCACGGGCCGACCGCCTACCCCGGCTCGCCCTGGCTGCTCGCGCATGCGTTGCGCGAGCAGGACCGCATCGCCGCGTGCGAGCTGCACCCGGAGGAAGCCGGGCTGCTCGAGTCCACGTTCGCCCGCGACAGCCGCATAGCCGTGCACGAGCGCGACGGCTACGCGGCGATGAAGGCCCTGCTCCCGCCGCGCACCGGCACCACGCGCCTCAATCGCGGGCTGGTGCTGATCGACCCGCCGTTCGAGGCGCAGCTGGAGGAATTCGACGCGGCGCTGGGCGCGCTGCGCGACGCGCTCACGCGCTGGCCGCAGGGCATGTACGCGTTCTGGTACCCGATCAAGCTGCGCCGCTCGCTGCAGCCGTTCTACCGTCGTGCGGCGACGCTGCCGGCCAAGTCGTCGTTCGTGGCCGAACTGCTGGTGCGCGCGGACGATTCGCCGCTGCGCATGAACGGCAGCGGCCTGCTGATCCTCAACCCGCCGTGGCAGTTCGACCAGACCCTGGCCGGCGTGCTGCCGCTACTGGCGAAGGTGCTGGGCGAGGATGCGGCGGCAGGCGGGCGCGTGGAGTGGTTGAAACGCGGAGAGTGA
- a CDS encoding cation diffusion facilitator family transporter gives MAGGGDSTRAIFFALGANFAIAVAKGLAAFFTGSSAMLAETVHSLADCGNQLLLLLGMRQAKAPPSPDYPLGYGKAIYFWSFLVAVMLFTVGGMFSLYEGIHKLQHPEQLKDWWWAVGVLIFAIIAEGISMRACLQEVNKARGDRSLWQWFRQSRQAELVVIFGEDLAALLGLVFALIAVCLAVYTGNPLWDAIGTIAIGALLIVVAVFVAIEVKAMLIGQSVDPARQKQMREFLESRPEVQRVISLITLQLGNEVMVSVHAQMRELRDVESLVDQINVVERAMKQSFPEVRWSFFEPDCKAPA, from the coding sequence ATGGCTGGTGGTGGTGATTCGACCCGCGCGATCTTCTTCGCGCTCGGTGCCAACTTCGCGATCGCGGTGGCCAAGGGCCTGGCCGCGTTCTTCACCGGCTCCAGCGCGATGCTGGCCGAAACCGTGCACTCGCTCGCCGACTGCGGTAACCAGCTGCTGTTGCTGCTGGGCATGCGCCAGGCCAAGGCGCCGCCGTCGCCGGATTACCCGCTGGGCTACGGCAAGGCGATCTACTTCTGGTCGTTCCTGGTGGCGGTGATGCTCTTCACCGTCGGCGGCATGTTCTCGCTGTACGAGGGCATCCACAAACTCCAGCACCCCGAGCAACTGAAGGACTGGTGGTGGGCCGTGGGCGTGTTGATCTTCGCGATCATCGCCGAGGGCATCTCGATGCGCGCCTGCCTGCAGGAAGTGAACAAGGCGCGCGGCGACCGCAGCCTGTGGCAGTGGTTCCGCCAGAGCCGCCAGGCCGAACTGGTGGTGATCTTCGGCGAAGACCTCGCCGCGCTGCTGGGCCTGGTGTTCGCGCTGATCGCGGTGTGCCTGGCGGTCTACACCGGCAATCCGCTGTGGGATGCCATCGGCACCATCGCCATCGGCGCGCTGCTGATCGTGGTGGCGGTGTTCGTCGCCATCGAAGTGAAGGCGATGCTGATCGGCCAGAGCGTGGACCCGGCGCGCCAGAAGCAGATGCGCGAATTCCTCGAATCGCGCCCCGAAGTGCAGCGCGTGATCAGCCTGATCACGCTGCAGCTGGGCAACGAGGTGATGGTCTCGGTGCACGCGCAGATGCGCGAACTGCGCGATGTCGAATCGCTGGTGGACCAGATCAACGTCGTCGAGCGCGCGATGAAGCAGAGCTTCCCGGAAGTGCGCTGGAGCTTCTTCGAGCCGGACTGCAAGGCGCCGGCGTAA
- a CDS encoding MmcQ/YjbR family DNA-binding protein: MRAFLGGWPGVEASIKWGEDLVFCVAGKMFCVTRDHGTGPISFKVEDDRFLELTERPGFEPAPYLARSHWVMVAEPGRVPADELRAFLRRSYELARAKLPKKTQRELAD, from the coding sequence TTGCGGGCGTTCTTGGGGGGCTGGCCGGGGGTCGAGGCCTCGATCAAATGGGGCGAGGACCTGGTGTTCTGCGTGGCCGGCAAGATGTTCTGCGTGACCCGCGACCACGGCACCGGGCCGATCAGCTTCAAGGTCGAGGACGACCGGTTCCTGGAACTGACCGAGCGCCCCGGGTTCGAGCCGGCGCCGTACCTGGCGCGTTCGCACTGGGTGATGGTCGCCGAGCCCGGTCGCGTTCCCGCCGACGAATTGCGCGCCTTCCTTCGCCGCAGCTACGAGCTGGCCCGCGCGAAGCTGCCGAAGAAGACGCAACGCGAACTCGCCGACTGA
- a CDS encoding GNAT family N-acetyltransferase: MAARERLPPWHERMRLPNGREVLIRPIRPEDAEPIRASFSLLQPEEVRQRFSSGIQRDALSEMTPEAAERMTRINPKNEFALVAAEPLPPGEALIGAVARISVDDNGRDAGFAILVSHYVANMGLGRYLMTRLVKWARGKKLDCVYGDVFEHNEAMLSLAESLGFERSGGEDAAGLIRMRLDLKPKAA; this comes from the coding sequence ATGGCCGCGCGCGAACGACTCCCGCCCTGGCACGAAAGGATGCGTCTTCCCAACGGACGCGAAGTATTGATTCGTCCGATCCGTCCGGAAGACGCAGAACCCATTCGCGCCAGCTTCTCCCTGCTCCAGCCGGAGGAGGTGCGCCAGCGTTTCTCTTCCGGGATCCAGCGCGACGCGCTGTCGGAGATGACGCCCGAGGCGGCCGAGCGGATGACCCGCATCAACCCCAAGAACGAATTCGCGCTGGTCGCGGCCGAACCGCTGCCGCCCGGCGAAGCGCTGATTGGCGCGGTCGCACGCATTTCGGTGGACGACAACGGCCGTGATGCGGGCTTCGCGATCCTGGTCAGCCACTACGTCGCGAACATGGGCTTGGGCCGCTACCTCATGACCCGGCTGGTGAAGTGGGCGCGCGGCAAGAAGCTCGACTGCGTCTACGGCGACGTGTTCGAGCACAACGAGGCGATGCTCTCGCTCGCCGAATCGCTGGGGTTCGAGCGCAGCGGCGGGGAAGACGCGGCCGGCCTGATCCGCATGCGGTTGGACCTCAAGCCCAAGGCGGCCTGA
- a CDS encoding class I SAM-dependent methyltransferase, giving the protein MNSINEERLNQFLGHAVGDLGAAISATLMLVGDQLGLYRALAEEPMGAADLARRTGTHERYIREWLGNQAAGGYVEYDRASDTYSLSAEQALCLADPGGPVDLPGAYSIVEATFHALEKTKANFRTGQGMEWGDHHPCLFHGTERFFRAGYNAHLVTQWLPALEGVVDKLRDGAKAADVGCGHGASTSLMARAFPNSTFYGFDYHAPSIEVARERAKQAGVENARFEAADATGYGEKDFDLICFFDCLHDMADPVGAARHALQALKPDGTCMLVEPFAGDSVAENLNPVGRVYYGASSQICVPVSLARNGPALGAQAGEARLRKVMTDAGFTRFRRATQTPFNLVFEARP; this is encoded by the coding sequence ATGAACAGCATCAACGAAGAGCGCCTCAACCAGTTCCTCGGCCACGCCGTCGGGGACCTCGGGGCCGCGATCAGCGCCACCCTCATGCTCGTGGGCGACCAGCTCGGCCTGTACCGCGCGCTCGCCGAGGAACCGATGGGCGCAGCCGACCTCGCCCGCCGCACCGGCACCCACGAGCGCTACATCCGCGAATGGCTCGGCAACCAGGCCGCCGGCGGCTACGTCGAGTACGACCGCGCCAGCGATACCTATTCGCTCAGCGCCGAACAGGCGTTGTGCCTAGCCGATCCCGGCGGGCCGGTGGACCTGCCGGGCGCGTATTCGATCGTGGAAGCGACCTTCCACGCGCTCGAAAAAACCAAGGCCAACTTCCGCACCGGCCAGGGCATGGAATGGGGCGACCATCACCCGTGCCTGTTCCACGGCACCGAACGCTTCTTCCGCGCCGGTTACAACGCGCATTTGGTGACGCAGTGGCTGCCCGCGCTGGAAGGCGTCGTCGACAAACTGCGCGATGGCGCGAAGGCCGCCGACGTCGGCTGCGGCCACGGCGCGAGCACGTCGCTGATGGCGCGCGCGTTCCCGAACTCGACGTTCTACGGCTTCGATTACCACGCGCCGTCGATCGAGGTCGCACGCGAACGCGCGAAACAGGCCGGCGTGGAGAACGCTCGGTTCGAGGCGGCGGACGCCACGGGCTACGGCGAGAAGGACTTCGACCTGATCTGCTTCTTCGACTGCCTGCACGACATGGCCGACCCGGTCGGCGCCGCCCGCCACGCGCTGCAGGCGCTCAAGCCCGATGGCACGTGCATGCTGGTCGAGCCCTTCGCCGGCGACAGCGTGGCGGAGAACCTCAACCCGGTCGGGCGCGTGTATTACGGCGCGTCGTCGCAGATCTGCGTGCCGGTGTCGCTCGCGCGCAACGGCCCGGCGCTGGGCGCGCAGGCCGGCGAGGCGCGACTGCGCAAGGTGATGACCGATGCGGGATTCACCCGGTTCCGCCGCGCGACGCAGACGCCGTTCAACCTGGTGTTCGAAGCCAGGCCCTGA
- a CDS encoding organic hydroperoxide resistance protein — MSLEQVLYTAHATSTGGRDGRSVSSDKVLDVKLATPRELGGAGGEGTNPEQLFAAGYSACFLGALKFVAAKEKVAFPADASIDASVGIGPLPTGFGIQAELKVSLPGLPREQAEALVQKAHQVCPYSNATRGNIDVALTVV, encoded by the coding sequence ATGTCCCTCGAACAGGTCCTCTACACCGCCCACGCCACGTCCACCGGTGGCCGCGACGGCCGCTCGGTTTCCTCCGACAAGGTGCTCGACGTCAAGCTCGCCACGCCGCGCGAACTCGGCGGCGCCGGTGGCGAAGGCACCAATCCCGAACAGCTGTTCGCCGCGGGCTATTCGGCCTGCTTCCTCGGCGCGCTGAAGTTCGTCGCGGCGAAGGAAAAGGTCGCCTTCCCCGCCGATGCGAGCATCGACGCCAGCGTCGGCATCGGCCCGCTGCCGACCGGTTTCGGCATCCAGGCCGAGCTGAAGGTCTCGCTGCCGGGGCTGCCGCGCGAACAGGCCGAAGCGCTGGTGCAGAAGGCGCACCAGGTCTGCCCGTATTCGAACGCGACGCGCGGCAACATCGACGTGGCGCTCACCGTCGTCTGA
- a CDS encoding MarR family winged helix-turn-helix transcriptional regulator gives MKATPPKSAPQKPAHQKPAAPKQAAPRQPRGRNLLQLDEQLCFALYSTGLALNKVYRRLLAPLGLTYPQYLVMLVLWERDGLTVSEIGEKLFLDSATLTPLLKRLEASGLLTRTRASHDERQVIVELTPDGRALKSQAKAVPSDLMCASECSPDELVAMKQQLESLREALARNG, from the coding sequence ATGAAGGCCACCCCGCCCAAGTCCGCACCCCAGAAGCCGGCTCACCAGAAGCCGGCCGCGCCGAAGCAGGCCGCGCCCAGGCAGCCCAGGGGCCGCAACCTGCTGCAGCTCGACGAGCAGCTGTGCTTCGCGCTGTATTCGACGGGACTGGCGCTCAACAAGGTGTACCGGCGCCTGCTTGCCCCGCTGGGCCTGACCTATCCGCAGTACCTGGTGATGCTGGTGCTGTGGGAGCGCGACGGGCTGACCGTGTCGGAGATCGGCGAGAAGCTGTTCCTCGATTCGGCGACGCTGACGCCGCTGCTCAAGCGCTTGGAGGCCTCGGGCCTGCTGACGCGCACGCGCGCCAGCCACGACGAGCGGCAGGTGATCGTCGAACTCACCCCGGACGGCCGTGCGTTGAAGTCGCAGGCGAAGGCCGTGCCGTCGGACCTGATGTGTGCGTCGGAATGCTCGCCGGACGAACTCGTCGCCATGAAGCAGCAACTGGAATCCCTGCGCGAGGCGCTCGCCCGGAACGGCTGA